Below is a genomic region from Halorubrum depositum.
CGGGCGTTCCGGTCCACCTCCACGCGAACGAGACGGTTGAGGAGGTCGACCCCATCGTCGACGAGCGCGGCGAGCGCCCGATCGCGTACGCGGCCGACCTCGACGCGCTCGGCCCGGACGACTTCTTCGCGCACGGCGTCCACCTCGACGACGCCGAGATCGACCGGCTCGCCGACGCGGGGACCGCGGTCGTCCACTGCCCGGCCTCGAACATGAAGCTCGCCAGCGGGATGGCGCCCGTCCAGCGGCTCCGCGAGGCGGGGGTCACGGTCGCGCTCGGCACCGACGGGGCGGCCTCGAACAACGACCTCGACGTCTTCGACGAGATGCGCGACGCCGCGATGCTCGGGAAGCTCGCCGCGGACGACGCAGCGGCGGTCCCGGCCGAGGCGGTCGTGGAGATGGCGACCGCGGCGGGCGCCGACGCGCTCGGCCTCCCCGGCGGGCGGATCGAGCCGGGGGCGGCCGCCGACTTGGCCGTTGTCGACCTCGACGCGCCGCACCTGACGCCGGTCCACGACCCGGTCTCGCACCTCGCGTACGCGGCGCGCGGGAGCGACGTGCGCCACACGGTCTGCGACGGCGAGGTGCTGATGCGCGACCGCGAGGTCCTGACGCTCGACGCCGAGGCGGTCAAGGAGCGCGCCGCGGGCGCCGCCGCCGACCTCGTCGATCGCGTCGATGGGTAACCGGCGACGAGCGGTCGCGCTCGGAGCGCGCCCGAGCCGCGGACCCGCTTGCTTCGAGCCCGGACCACGTTGATTCGGACAGATTAACGGTCGAAATCCCGCTCGATCCCGAAACGACCGTTACAGCGTCTGAAACCCGGCCACAATTTGGTTAAATCCGGCTTAACCGAGTTCTCTTTTTATGTGATAAGGGCGGCTGGACCCGAGTGGACATGAAAGGACGCACGACAGCAATCCTACTGGTCGCGGTCGTCGCGCTCGGCGCGATGACCGGCGTCGCTGCCGCCGACGGGCACCTCGAGGTGGCCGTCGAGCAAGAAGCGGACGGGACATCGACAGTCACGGTGACCGAGAACGGTACCGCGGTCGAGAACGCCACGGTCAACGTGAGCGTGGTCGACGCGGAGAACGAGTCGTACGGCGGGGCGGACGAGTACGCGACGGACGCGAACGGCACCGTCGATCTCCCCACCCCCGAAGAGGACGTGACGGTCGAGATCACTGCGACCGCCGAGAACGACACCGTCTCGACGACGGCCGATCTCGAGGCGCCCGACGGGCTCGAACTCAACGTGTCGAACACCGACGGCGAGCCGGTCGTCACGGTGACCGACAACGACACCGCGGTCGACAACGCCTCGGTGAACGTCACGACCGCCGACGAGAACGCCACCTACGACGGCGAGGGCGACTACACCACCGACGCGAACGGCACGGTGTCGCTGCCGGCCGCCGCGGAGGACGTCGCGATCGACGTGACCGCCGAGTACGAGAACGACTCCGTCTCGACGACGGTCGACCTCGAGGCCCCCGCCGAGGGACTCGCGCTCGACGTGTCGAACACCGACGGTGAGCCCGTCGTCACGGTCACCGACGACGGCGAGGCCGCCGAGAACGCCTCGGTGAACGTCACGACCGCCGACGGTCAGAACGTCACCTACGCCGGCGCGGGCGACTACGAGACCGACGAGAACGGCACCGTCACCCTCGACGCCGCCGAGGAGAACGTCACGGTCGACGTGACCGCCGAGTACGAGAACGACACCGTCTCGACGACGGTCGACCTGACGACCGGCGAGGAGGCCGCGGAGGACCGGCCGTTCGGACAGCTCGTCCGCGAGTTCATCGAGCAGATCGGCGACCGCGAGGGCGGCATCGGCGACGCGGTCTCGGACTTCGTGACGGAGAACAACCCGGGGAACGCGCCTGACCACGCGGGCGGCCCCGGCGGCCCGGACGACGCGGGTAACGACAGCGCCGAGAACGAGAGCGACGCGCCCGGTATCGGGAACGGCAACGCGCCGGACCGCGCGGGCCAGGGCAACGGCAACGACGGCGAACAGGGCCCTCCGAGCCACGCCGGTAACGGCGACGACGGCGAGGACGGCGAGGAGGTCGACACGGACGAAGAGGAAGAGGCCGAGGACGGAGACGACGGTGACGACGAGGACGAAGGAGACGACGACGAAGGCGATGACGACGAGAACGGCGGAAACGGTCCCGGTAACGGGAACGGCAACGGCCCGCCGTAACTGAC
It encodes:
- a CDS encoding amidohydrolase, translating into MNALRVTGGRVLRPDGSVTEADVTIDRDAGQILAVGDDAATDETGANAGEVPDADETLDAEGSLVIPGLVNAHTHAAMTLLRGYADDKPLDAWLREDIWPAEAELTPDDIEAGAALGALEMIRSGTTAFADMYFAMDRVADVVDRAGLRARLGHGVVTVGKNEADARADVEESLAVARELDGAADGRIRTAFMPHSLTTVGEEFLREGVVEARAAGVPVHLHANETVEEVDPIVDERGERPIAYAADLDALGPDDFFAHGVHLDDAEIDRLADAGTAVVHCPASNMKLASGMAPVQRLREAGVTVALGTDGAASNNDLDVFDEMRDAAMLGKLAADDAAAVPAEAVVEMATAAGADALGLPGGRIEPGAAADLAVVDLDAPHLTPVHDPVSHLAYAARGSDVRHTVCDGEVLMRDREVLTLDAEAVKERAAGAAADLVDRVDG
- a CDS encoding DNA primase; translation: MKGRTTAILLVAVVALGAMTGVAAADGHLEVAVEQEADGTSTVTVTENGTAVENATVNVSVVDAENESYGGADEYATDANGTVDLPTPEEDVTVEITATAENDTVSTTADLEAPDGLELNVSNTDGEPVVTVTDNDTAVDNASVNVTTADENATYDGEGDYTTDANGTVSLPAAAEDVAIDVTAEYENDSVSTTVDLEAPAEGLALDVSNTDGEPVVTVTDDGEAAENASVNVTTADGQNVTYAGAGDYETDENGTVTLDAAEENVTVDVTAEYENDTVSTTVDLTTGEEAAEDRPFGQLVREFIEQIGDREGGIGDAVSDFVTENNPGNAPDHAGGPGGPDDAGNDSAENESDAPGIGNGNAPDRAGQGNGNDGEQGPPSHAGNGDDGEDGEEVDTDEEEEAEDGDDGDDEDEGDDDEGDDDENGGNGPGNGNGNGPP